A single region of the Biomaibacter acetigenes genome encodes:
- the spoIID gene encoding stage II sporulation protein D, translating into MTCESEVLSIKLYNAEKQEARILDLEEYVVGAVAASMPPEFPKEALKAQAVCCRTMAAKRMRIFGGSGCRRQQDFDVCNDANHCQGFLDEEDRQRLWQSRYEEYTQKIRQAVEETRELILVYNDNPIEAIYHPACGGYTEDSENVWGNRVSYLRRVECIYCKDSPYWKTTRNFSVRELKRRLGINFDDNQVDKKEIPGLIDRVSSTAAGRIKKMRIGDMLFDGDEVRNLLNLSSTRFSWKVSSISFQVMGMGHGLGLCQYGARGMALLGFPVDEILKFYFTGVELKALEKPTSSKPLKGKTIVLDPGHGGDSGSAGPMGLSEGYVNLEIARVLAEGLEKEGATVFLTRDKNAFKSLAERVKFSNDKKPDITISIHQNVFMDDRMGGTETFYYPGDAEGKKLAEHIQRQLVSALMLHDLGAKQADLYVLRETNNPSVLVNVAFLSNPEEERLLSEPEFRQKAARAIIEGVILYYQE; encoded by the coding sequence TTGACTTGCGAATCCGAGGTTTTAAGCATAAAACTTTATAATGCCGAAAAGCAGGAGGCACGCATCCTGGACCTGGAGGAATATGTGGTGGGAGCCGTGGCGGCGAGCATGCCCCCGGAATTTCCCAAAGAAGCCCTCAAGGCCCAGGCCGTCTGTTGCCGTACCATGGCGGCAAAGCGCATGCGCATCTTCGGAGGCAGCGGATGCAGGAGGCAGCAGGACTTTGACGTGTGCAACGATGCTAATCACTGTCAGGGTTTTTTGGATGAGGAAGACCGGCAGAGGCTCTGGCAGAGCCGCTATGAAGAATATACTCAGAAGATACGGCAGGCTGTGGAGGAAACCCGGGAGTTAATCCTCGTCTACAATGATAATCCCATAGAAGCCATATATCATCCTGCCTGCGGCGGCTATACCGAGGATTCCGAAAATGTCTGGGGGAACAGGGTAAGCTATCTCCGCAGGGTGGAGTGCATATACTGTAAGGATTCCCCTTACTGGAAGACCACCAGGAATTTTTCCGTCCGGGAGCTCAAAAGGAGACTTGGCATCAATTTTGATGATAACCAGGTAGATAAGAAGGAAATTCCGGGTCTTATCGATAGGGTAAGCAGCACCGCCGCCGGCCGTATAAAAAAGATGAGGATAGGCGATATGCTCTTTGATGGGGACGAAGTCAGGAACCTTTTGAACCTGTCTTCCACCCGCTTTTCATGGAAGGTCTCCAGCATATCCTTCCAGGTTATGGGCATGGGGCACGGTCTGGGCCTCTGCCAGTACGGTGCCCGCGGCATGGCGCTGCTGGGATTTCCGGTGGATGAAATACTCAAGTTTTACTTTACCGGTGTCGAACTTAAAGCCCTGGAAAAACCCACTTCATCAAAACCTTTAAAGGGCAAGACCATTGTGCTGGATCCGGGACATGGCGGCGACAGCGGCAGCGCCGGGCCCATGGGGCTTTCGGAAGGATATGTAAACCTGGAAATAGCCAGGGTTCTGGCAGAAGGCCTGGAAAAGGAAGGGGCCACTGTTTTCCTCACCCGGGATAAAAATGCGTTCAAAAGCCTGGCTGAAAGGGTTAAGTTCTCCAATGACAAAAAACCGGACATCACAATCAGCATACACCAGAATGTATTTATGGATGACCGTATGGGAGGAACCGAAACTTTCTACTATCCCGGGGATGCGGAAGGCAAAAAGCTGGCTGAGCACATACAAAGGCAGCTGGTTTCGGCACTGATGCTCCATGACCTGGGAGCAAAGCAAGCCGACCTCTATGTTTTGAGAGAAACCAACAATCCATCGGTCCTCGTAAATGTGGCTTTTTTGAGTAACCCCGAAGAAGAAAGGCTGCTTTCAGAACCTGAATTCAGACAGAAGGCAGCCCGTGCAATAATCGAAGGCGTGATTTTATACTACCAGGAATAA
- a CDS encoding Veg family protein: MASADALGRIRKSVESYVGKTVRLKANRGRKKTFEKEGILEKVYPNIFVVKVTESPDFVRRISYSYSDILTETVELTVCSKGEQKIKYSSI, encoded by the coding sequence ATGGCTTCGGCAGATGCACTCGGCAGGATAAGAAAAAGTGTGGAATCCTATGTGGGAAAAACTGTAAGACTCAAAGCTAACCGCGGCCGTAAGAAGACCTTTGAAAAGGAAGGCATACTGGAAAAGGTGTATCCGAATATATTTGTGGTTAAGGTGACCGAATCGCCGGATTTTGTGCGGCGTATTTCATACAGTTATTCGGATATATTGACAGAAACAGTGGAACTCACCGTTTGTTCCAAAGGAGAACAAAAAATTAAATACAGCTCCATATAG
- a CDS encoding CAP domain-containing protein, whose translation MHRNRKSIFIALLMAFVLIIPGIASATTWYNIRFTVNGQTQTIQVPIDNNGTVSFTKTYRYVYTYKDGKWVLISENGQSGGKTIPPAPQPPKVTPPSDSGSKKPVEAPKQPSIKELTADEQKMLDLVNAERKKAGVEPLKIDMRLVEISRKKSQDMIDKHYFGHTSPTYGTPFDALKANGVSFRYAGENLAGAPNVEEAHKALMASPGHRANILNPNYNYIGIGIVDGGPYGKMYTQTFIGTK comes from the coding sequence ATGCATCGCAACCGTAAAAGCATTTTTATCGCACTTCTGATGGCTTTTGTCCTGATCATACCCGGTATTGCCAGCGCTACAACCTGGTATAATATCAGGTTCACCGTCAATGGTCAGACCCAGACAATTCAAGTCCCTATAGACAATAATGGTACCGTGAGTTTTACAAAGACTTACAGGTATGTTTATACTTACAAAGACGGCAAATGGGTTCTCATTTCGGAAAACGGGCAGTCCGGCGGTAAAACAATCCCTCCGGCACCCCAACCTCCAAAAGTAACACCGCCATCTGACAGCGGCAGCAAAAAACCTGTCGAAGCGCCAAAACAGCCTTCAATCAAGGAACTCACCGCCGATGAACAGAAAATGCTGGACCTGGTGAATGCCGAAAGAAAGAAGGCCGGTGTCGAACCATTGAAAATTGACATGAGATTGGTAGAAATTTCACGAAAAAAGAGCCAGGACATGATAGATAAACATTATTTCGGCCATACCTCACCTACATACGGCACTCCCTTCGATGCCTTGAAAGCCAATGGAGTGAGCTTCAGATATGCCGGAGAGAACCTGGCAGGTGCCCCCAATGTGGAAGAAGCCCATAAAGCCTTAATGGCAAGCCCCGGACACAGGGCAAATATCCTGAATCCGAACTATAATTACATTGGTATAGGGATCGTAGACGGAGGCCCTTATGGGAAAATGTATACCCAGACATTTATAGGAACAAAATAA
- a CDS encoding DUF3794 and LysM peptidoglycan-binding domain-containing protein, translating into MGVQLTKELVRVDQVVGEDKAQSVVEGIITLPNGKPDIQQVISVDATLNTESLETDIIENKVIVEGKIDVNAMYVGAVPEGTQPVHFVEGTVDFSFFVKIPGAKKNMDVRVKAKIEHIQFSFDPNRPREIKVRIIVEFFVKVTKRVEIEIVVDATGPADLQVLKKSLRIEDVVGEASAQNIVKSDVSVPDNKPDILEIIKVEGKARETETKIIDDKIIIEGVLEVSVLYVASVPAGEFQQPVHFMEVEVPFTQFVEIPGAKEGMAKLVKVEVEHIRGRRKDARTVTVEAILKIKAKVFETKILNVVVDIFSPSEKLEVEKTLLKVDQVIGEAENEIVVKEVLTVPDEKPPIEQIYRTKAKATVTESRIIDDKVIVEGTLTLETLYVADVTGIPGAPLQPLHFMEHEVPFTTFVEIPGAKENMTLDFDVNVEHVSSKVDPNDPRRFEVRAVLGLRAKVTQMVQIEVVVNVVEPEEEEKEEEKKEKEKKEEEKPSMTIYIVQKGDTLWNIAKRYNVTVDSIVKANNIANPDSIMPGQQLVIPRRMT; encoded by the coding sequence ATGGGTGTACAACTCACAAAAGAACTGGTAAGGGTCGACCAGGTGGTGGGCGAAGATAAGGCCCAGTCTGTGGTGGAAGGAATAATAACACTACCCAACGGCAAACCGGATATACAGCAGGTCATATCTGTAGATGCGACTTTAAACACCGAGAGCCTTGAAACCGACATCATCGAAAACAAGGTAATTGTGGAAGGAAAAATCGATGTAAATGCCATGTATGTGGGTGCAGTGCCGGAAGGTACACAGCCGGTCCACTTTGTGGAAGGCACCGTGGACTTCAGCTTTTTTGTAAAGATCCCCGGGGCTAAAAAGAACATGGACGTAAGGGTAAAGGCCAAGATAGAGCATATCCAGTTCAGCTTTGATCCCAATAGGCCCAGAGAAATCAAGGTAAGAATCATAGTGGAATTCTTCGTGAAAGTCACCAAGAGGGTGGAAATCGAAATAGTGGTGGATGCCACGGGTCCTGCGGACCTGCAGGTGTTGAAAAAGTCCCTCCGGATTGAAGATGTGGTGGGCGAGGCCAGCGCCCAGAACATCGTAAAAAGCGATGTATCGGTGCCCGATAACAAACCGGATATTCTGGAAATCATTAAGGTGGAAGGCAAGGCCCGGGAAACTGAAACCAAAATAATTGACGATAAAATCATCATCGAGGGTGTTCTGGAGGTAAGTGTACTCTATGTAGCCAGTGTTCCTGCAGGTGAATTTCAACAACCAGTACATTTTATGGAGGTAGAGGTACCTTTCACACAGTTCGTGGAAATCCCAGGGGCTAAGGAAGGCATGGCCAAACTGGTGAAGGTGGAAGTGGAGCACATCCGGGGCCGGAGGAAAGATGCAAGGACCGTTACGGTTGAAGCCATTTTAAAGATCAAGGCCAAAGTCTTCGAGACCAAGATCCTCAATGTGGTGGTGGATATATTCAGCCCATCCGAAAAACTGGAAGTTGAAAAGACCTTATTGAAGGTGGACCAGGTCATCGGCGAGGCCGAAAATGAGATTGTAGTCAAGGAAGTCTTAACCGTGCCCGATGAGAAACCTCCCATCGAGCAGATTTACAGGACAAAAGCCAAGGCCACTGTTACTGAGTCCCGCATCATTGATGACAAGGTAATAGTGGAAGGCACCCTTACACTGGAGACATTATATGTAGCCGATGTGACAGGCATCCCGGGAGCTCCGCTGCAGCCATTGCACTTTATGGAACACGAGGTTCCCTTTACTACCTTTGTGGAAATCCCCGGTGCCAAAGAGAATATGACCCTGGACTTTGATGTGAATGTGGAGCATGTTTCCTCCAAGGTGGACCCCAACGATCCCCGTAGGTTCGAGGTAAGGGCGGTCCTCGGCCTGAGGGCAAAGGTCACCCAGATGGTGCAGATAGAAGTGGTAGTAAATGTCGTAGAGCCCGAGGAAGAGGAAAAAGAAGAAGAGAAAAAGGAGAAGGAAAAGAAAGAAGAAGAAAAGCCCTCCATGACCATCTACATCGTTCAAAAGGGCGACACCCTCTGGAACATAGCTAAGAGATACAATGTCACCGTTGACTCTATCGTGAAAGCCAACAACATAGCAAACCCCGACAGTATAATGCCCGGCCAGCAATTAGTGATACCCCGGCGCATGACTTGA
- a CDS encoding DUF3794 domain-containing protein, with protein sequence MYESKTILIRQIPILARKIKKVTAKIINLGHIVLNDKVIVQGMVHKQLYFVGTDDITHHMSDNIPFGDLVEIPGARPGMQANVTADIEETTAGLSPKGDSVIVKVVVKIGVNVEDIVNIDVVSGPYGPILAEAVVGSVAQQVLVEETATLENAAVKVAEVRTEPVIQGTEVMENKVIIQAVLHNQVFYVGEDGISHYQTVDIPFSGFVEVPGALPGAKAYVEPLVEANEATLPAPQELQLKSVILMSVTVVSETVTGIAVAAAGPLYRVNVVIGQPKDFQHLVESSIALQNLASKVREIKAGITGLHTLIIRDKVIIQGILHRQIYYVGTDNISYHQAEDVAFTAFTDYPGVLPGHVVNIEPQVEYTAFEFLPTGELYVKNIIRFRLTVLEIQNLHVVTGTGIVSHMPQIIGSSTKQIMVTDTEPIVVPGELKVIKDPIVISEELSGTRQTQVNHTVDVSHPAVALSETHCIIENVSGTPLDDAVIVDGDIRCFISYVGSDDVVYHVEFNDRFSVLVPLPGVNPSDTVKASAMVEHIDTDILPGGNQIRQLITIRAFAKVLREETVYVVTDVEGPGITTEKLLVRVKIPSGEIVEMYVVIEVYDSDLIVTKRTLMLDVVGEGIRPVDVVVDIRKI encoded by the coding sequence ATGTACGAATCAAAAACGATTCTCATAAGACAAATTCCTATTCTGGCTCGAAAAATTAAAAAGGTCACCGCCAAAATAATAAATCTTGGCCATATTGTTTTAAATGATAAGGTTATTGTTCAGGGTATGGTCCACAAGCAGCTATATTTTGTCGGTACCGATGATATAACCCACCACATGTCGGATAATATCCCTTTTGGAGATTTGGTGGAAATCCCCGGTGCAAGGCCCGGTATGCAGGCTAATGTCACTGCAGACATAGAGGAAACGACTGCCGGGCTTTCCCCTAAAGGCGACAGCGTCATTGTAAAGGTCGTGGTAAAAATAGGTGTCAATGTTGAAGACATTGTTAATATCGATGTCGTTTCAGGACCCTATGGGCCCATTCTGGCAGAAGCTGTGGTGGGCTCGGTGGCCCAGCAGGTGCTGGTAGAGGAAACCGCCACCCTGGAAAATGCCGCCGTAAAGGTTGCCGAAGTACGGACTGAACCTGTAATACAGGGTACTGAGGTGATGGAAAACAAGGTGATAATTCAGGCAGTTCTGCATAATCAGGTGTTTTATGTAGGCGAGGATGGCATCTCCCACTACCAGACAGTGGATATTCCCTTCAGCGGCTTTGTGGAAGTTCCCGGGGCCCTCCCGGGAGCAAAGGCTTATGTGGAGCCTCTGGTGGAGGCCAATGAAGCTACACTGCCTGCACCTCAAGAACTTCAACTCAAATCGGTGATATTGATGAGTGTCACCGTAGTTTCCGAAACAGTCACCGGCATAGCCGTGGCTGCCGCGGGCCCTTTATACAGGGTAAATGTGGTGATAGGGCAGCCAAAAGATTTTCAGCACCTGGTAGAATCCAGCATAGCCCTGCAAAACCTCGCTTCTAAGGTAAGAGAAATAAAAGCCGGCATCACCGGCCTCCATACGCTGATTATACGAGATAAGGTCATCATACAGGGAATATTGCACAGGCAAATATATTATGTGGGCACCGATAACATCAGTTATCACCAGGCTGAAGATGTTGCTTTCACCGCCTTTACGGATTATCCCGGAGTTCTGCCAGGGCATGTGGTCAATATAGAGCCACAGGTGGAATACACCGCCTTTGAATTTTTACCCACAGGAGAATTATATGTCAAAAATATAATCCGTTTCCGATTGACAGTGCTGGAAATTCAAAATCTACATGTAGTCACCGGTACGGGCATTGTGTCGCATATGCCTCAAATAATAGGATCAAGCACCAAACAGATCATGGTCACCGATACGGAACCCATTGTAGTTCCCGGTGAACTCAAAGTCATAAAAGACCCTATTGTAATATCTGAAGAATTGTCAGGGACCCGGCAAACTCAGGTAAATCATACAGTAGATGTATCCCATCCGGCTGTAGCCTTAAGCGAGACCCACTGTATCATTGAAAATGTAAGCGGCACGCCCCTTGATGATGCTGTGATTGTTGACGGTGATATTAGATGTTTTATATCCTATGTGGGGAGCGACGATGTAGTCTATCACGTGGAATTTAATGATAGATTTTCTGTCCTTGTCCCCCTGCCGGGTGTCAATCCTTCAGACACTGTAAAAGCCTCGGCAATGGTGGAACACATTGATACTGACATACTTCCGGGAGGCAACCAAATAAGGCAATTAATTACTATCAGGGCATTTGCGAAGGTTTTAAGGGAAGAAACGGTATATGTGGTGACCGATGTAGAGGGCCCCGGCATCACCACCGAAAAACTGCTGGTACGTGTCAAGATACCCTCCGGCGAAATAGTGGAAATGTATGTGGTGATAGAAGTCTACGACTCAGACCTTATTGTCACGAAGAGGACTCTCATGCTGGATGTAGTGGGTGAAGGCATAAGACCCGTGGATGTAGTTGTCGATATTAGAAAAATATAA
- a CDS encoding glycosyltransferase family 4 protein codes for MLEKSISISHGVFWDYPGFDHQLPTEAERKEWLRRLHIALSGPQKVVSVDTNTINWINATWPGLSHKLEYIPNFVDIDSFSHRVDHPGKVRIIFPRRLTAVRGVNEAARAANVLTKKYPGKVEFHFVGRGHSDQLEGEALKWASEKDGIFYYWQPPHMMPEIFRHMDIALIPTKGTEGTSLSCLEAMAAGCAIITTAVGGLTDLIIDGFNGLLIKPTPNNLIDAIEYLINDEKERNRLSQNAKLTAEAFSVGRWKQKWKKVISEVFN; via the coding sequence GTGCTGGAAAAGAGCATATCCATTTCCCATGGTGTGTTCTGGGATTATCCCGGATTTGACCATCAACTGCCTACTGAAGCTGAACGGAAGGAATGGCTCCGCAGGCTTCACATAGCCTTGAGCGGCCCTCAAAAGGTGGTTTCGGTGGATACCAATACCATAAATTGGATAAATGCTACCTGGCCGGGGCTTTCGCACAAATTAGAATATATCCCCAACTTTGTGGATATCGATAGTTTTTCGCATAGAGTCGACCATCCCGGCAAGGTTAGAATAATATTCCCCCGGCGGCTTACGGCGGTAAGGGGGGTAAATGAAGCAGCCAGGGCGGCCAATGTGCTCACCAAAAAATACCCCGGAAAGGTGGAATTTCATTTTGTGGGGAGAGGGCATTCGGACCAGCTGGAAGGTGAGGCTTTGAAGTGGGCCTCGGAAAAAGACGGCATATTTTACTACTGGCAGCCACCCCACATGATGCCCGAAATCTTCCGGCACATGGACATCGCTTTAATACCCACGAAGGGCACCGAAGGCACTTCCCTTTCATGCCTGGAGGCCATGGCCGCCGGATGTGCTATTATAACCACTGCTGTAGGAGGCCTTACCGACCTCATAATAGACGGGTTCAACGGCCTTCTCATAAAACCTACTCCTAATAACCTTATAGATGCTATTGAATATCTGATAAATGACGAAAAAGAAAGAAACAGGCTTTCACAAAATGCAAAACTCACCGCTGAAGCCTTCAGTGTCGGCCGCTGGAAACAAAAATGGAAGAAGGTCATATCAGAAGTTTTTAATTAG
- a CDS encoding glycosyltransferase encodes MDKILYLPCFDFFNHPQRPQHLLWELSKLGFEVIYCNVTRSLPDFVRISPTFTLCGNVDALDLKKSYIMWLTHGPYADLLFNFNLRMVVSDFADATVDEFSQFAAYDEKKLEAADLVLAASQKIFDDLYNRHHNCHLIKNGVEFEHFNRSLSKGRIPQDLAKLMTKPIIGFWGVLAPWLDFPLIRTAADMRPNYNFVFLGAASAPVVNLPQGKNIFYLGPRNKEVLPDYARWFDTAIIPFEVKPVTLAADPLKAYEYLACGLPVVSTYLPQLEGMADVMLSRTPEEFISNLDRAVFSGKNPEAIESRIAFARRNSWGMRAAQVAKIIDDTLAFKIG; translated from the coding sequence ATGGATAAAATCCTGTATCTTCCATGCTTTGATTTTTTTAACCATCCCCAGAGGCCACAACACCTTTTATGGGAGCTTTCTAAACTGGGTTTTGAGGTCATATACTGCAATGTCACCAGGTCATTACCAGACTTTGTCCGGATTTCGCCGACCTTCACCCTTTGCGGCAATGTAGATGCTTTAGACCTGAAGAAAAGTTACATCATGTGGCTCACCCATGGACCTTATGCTGACCTGCTCTTTAATTTCAATCTCAGGATGGTCGTAAGCGATTTTGCGGATGCCACCGTTGATGAGTTTTCCCAATTTGCCGCATATGACGAAAAAAAACTTGAAGCCGCAGACCTGGTACTGGCAGCTTCACAAAAGATATTTGACGACCTTTATAACCGCCACCATAATTGCCATTTAATAAAAAATGGAGTGGAATTTGAACATTTCAACCGGAGTCTTTCAAAAGGGCGAATTCCGCAGGACCTGGCAAAGCTCATGACAAAACCCATCATTGGCTTCTGGGGGGTACTGGCTCCGTGGTTGGATTTTCCCCTGATAAGGACAGCCGCTGACATGAGGCCTAATTATAATTTTGTGTTTCTGGGGGCTGCCAGCGCACCGGTAGTAAATCTGCCGCAGGGTAAAAACATTTTCTATCTGGGCCCCAGGAATAAGGAGGTTCTACCCGACTATGCACGCTGGTTTGATACCGCCATTATTCCCTTTGAGGTAAAGCCCGTGACGCTGGCGGCAGACCCTTTGAAGGCTTACGAATATCTGGCCTGCGGCCTGCCGGTGGTGTCTACATATTTACCCCAGCTTGAGGGAATGGCAGATGTGATGCTTTCAAGGACTCCTGAAGAGTTCATATCAAATCTTGACCGGGCAGTTTTCAGCGGCAAGAATCCGGAGGCTATAGAAAGCCGTATAGCCTTTGCCCGGAGAAATTCCTGGGGGATGAGGGCAGCGCAGGTGGCAAAGATCATCGATGATACCCTTGCTTTTAAAATAGGATAA
- a CDS encoding glycosyltransferase — MIEKINNTIVAMMPVRNEAGRYLEKVLEHLSKWVDKIVVLDDCSEDDTVKLARSFEKAVVYENERPLFAEDESALRSRLWNLTIKENPGWIAAIDADEIMEDRIIDEVRFLIDQDYYDAIYFRVFDFWASQTHYRKDGGWDPWAKFWPFMVRYKPDINYFWPRKEIHGGRFPSPCEGFAPYYSDIRLKHYGWANEKEHYNKFLFYRQKDLKLFGNIRPHTQSIMISPKPADLEEWKESRRLYFLKEEKD; from the coding sequence ATGATAGAAAAGATCAACAATACCATAGTAGCCATGATGCCTGTAAGAAATGAGGCGGGGCGGTATCTTGAAAAAGTCCTGGAGCACCTTTCAAAGTGGGTAGATAAAATCGTGGTCCTGGATGACTGCTCAGAAGATGATACCGTAAAGCTTGCCCGAAGTTTTGAAAAAGCTGTTGTTTATGAAAATGAGCGTCCCCTTTTTGCCGAAGATGAATCGGCTCTCCGGTCAAGGCTGTGGAACCTGACGATTAAGGAAAATCCCGGATGGATTGCGGCCATCGATGCCGATGAGATTATGGAAGACAGGATCATCGATGAAGTGAGGTTTTTAATCGACCAGGATTACTATGATGCCATATATTTCAGGGTGTTTGATTTCTGGGCGTCACAAACCCATTATAGGAAGGATGGGGGTTGGGACCCCTGGGCCAAGTTCTGGCCTTTCATGGTTCGCTATAAACCCGATATAAATTATTTCTGGCCCAGGAAGGAAATCCACGGCGGCCGGTTTCCAAGCCCCTGCGAGGGATTTGCACCGTATTATTCGGACATAAGATTGAAGCATTATGGCTGGGCCAATGAAAAGGAGCATTACAACAAGTTTCTGTTTTACCGCCAGAAGGATTTGAAACTCTTCGGCAACATACGCCCTCATACCCAGAGTATCATGATATCCCCAAAACCCGCGGACCTGGAGGAATGGAAGGAATCCAGGCGGCTTTATTTTTTGAAAGAGGAGAAAGATTAA
- a CDS encoding FkbM family methyltransferase, with protein MRGTYIGNNKMLVLTVWGGSLLVPSEDLSIVPELLINGSIELPLTRYMIKNIKRENIVFDIGANIGYFTVLAGKLVGPGGKVIAFEPNPYLYRFLSDNVSLNCLHDRVTLNQKAVYSSSAKINFYMALKFMGNSSINCHDREYFKRFEDEIKEITVEAEPLDIYLKSFDHIDLVKMDIEGGEYQAFLGMKGLMEQKVVKTVVFELNKMMLKDDREPFIQNLKQMETIFNRSFFKLSDEGDLVPISVNDLAAMDFCADIVLKC; from the coding sequence GTGCGCGGTACATATATCGGAAACAATAAGATGCTGGTTCTGACCGTGTGGGGCGGCAGCCTGCTGGTGCCGTCGGAAGATTTGAGTATTGTTCCTGAACTTCTAATAAATGGTTCCATTGAGCTTCCGCTCACCAGATATATGATAAAAAACATAAAGAGAGAAAATATTGTATTTGATATCGGCGCAAATATCGGGTATTTCACAGTTCTCGCTGGTAAACTGGTTGGCCCCGGGGGAAAAGTCATAGCCTTCGAACCCAATCCGTATTTGTACCGGTTCCTTTCTGATAATGTATCTTTAAACTGTCTTCACGACAGAGTGACCCTTAATCAGAAAGCGGTTTATTCTTCAAGCGCCAAAATAAATTTTTATATGGCCTTGAAGTTTATGGGCAATTCTTCGATTAATTGCCATGACCGGGAATATTTCAAGCGTTTTGAAGATGAAATCAAGGAAATTACAGTGGAAGCCGAACCCCTTGATATTTACCTGAAAAGTTTCGACCACATAGACCTGGTCAAAATGGATATTGAAGGTGGAGAATACCAGGCTTTTCTGGGCATGAAAGGCTTGATGGAACAAAAAGTTGTAAAAACCGTGGTTTTTGAGCTAAATAAAATGATGCTGAAAGATGACAGGGAGCCCTTTATTCAGAATCTAAAGCAAATGGAAACTATATTCAACAGGAGTTTTTTTAAATTATCCGATGAAGGGGACTTAGTTCCTATCAGTGTCAATGATCTGGCGGCAATGGATTTTTGTGCTGATATTGTGCTTAAATGTTGA